In one window of Legionella fallonii LLAP-10 DNA:
- a CDS encoding preprotein translocase subunit SecA, which translates to MPQLSDNKYLQSLLENLISSYETEINYAPIEIELDPQQISPNVIEGLTHFITDARKRLFIFKIPGNESSSVQLALLARKTVLDKTAETTLKNTSREPKINPLKKALDSNPSSVRTGIQIQKSLVIQKPQVEQKNTKKEHVEHIAARNINLIAIDLPELPELAKQLKVLGIEHLHDAAAQKIKKHAYAFKGGIIPKNLPKGFYINQEKHALCYTDTPSRLPSALAPALNTPEPLTLPSMEQIQELLPSTIPQEVVTLLMDTKYSPEQVTALSGVFTTHVDELKAFLQLFKASNAHPPLPQALKPEDIEFIVPFLCKQFVLGGEAHTTLLTRLLNTCVNKKISLEFLKNPSVQNTFLSTRGIKNLQKLVQLPAEQKEWWNSLVTAHLNYDNNHFDFNAFFEAYTQIFLPRIAEKNLTLPNPCPIEHNGHLLITLNRVLDVIEHATNPQEQCLSLSHLNWGAMGVHYAMTQKTEPEQLKQVSSCMHIESPEDTITNPELIYQQIEQEQLQLKPWLFRYMGQHWKAEIRLSDIQAQLFQIEQQETWTQVQRNQLTFILTCTFSDTATLTPERWKNTLSHCISLLEPLNQEERSDVLQALSRCFKFNPPPSLAQISTLIKLCTELKSTFPTKNFKTELITPLVSCIEIEGFELLNTLQERVQKTTESSEDNRAVLPIIAAFTDLLQKNRRTLPEYLVKLLAKLNEPNITQLKIDNLVSAFKNLENKKGNAFHNVALNALSQLNIAKSNPLPTIEHIQGLLEALSNLSEVIPEEHKTVEKQESWLKDLIIDKNLLPGCVLGNGDISKLDDLIVDALVDAIKKRSSAFRIDKLKKSLLENLQSSIVPQALRDQLNAELIPLFDAVHNLVELLQSPNPKFPEVIAKLHYFEQVKPILLNGNYGVGILGKSKGEYILNFLLTGEKAAADNTTGGGFAFVLKQLFGLFQSEMKSFFDDPQNKQIVKDLDLKTSLSWMKAFNDTHSLIFFFKEELIQKKVLPALRKTLQQLNTQDPEFEKSILSEAEIIIENAPSDQSLQDYKNKIEGIADYLNLLIDIKDKHPTQFNKIYKELNTGALARLNYIQKLILVNSLIQDKSDQLDLYLKLTTQALEQNPEAGSAAIERAINGLVILFNLADLEPETQIMFFKMSMAHNLKSATPFPLGALSELKKSGLPEQTKSLIIKQIIQILSRLSGADSPELVQGLVQQTQLFLIHNHKQAPLCVALLKRVSLDDPNQDLGAYPLILQQLAAISPENREKIATILTGLANNKKDDTLNLSALLEISKGLGRRSAEDIDLVLQLFETPPYPNTQSLNSALLAHDSEKLRAYCLSFDTNPFAKAGEKRDLTKQFATDRIKEALLKLEDLLHEESLPHALQMRLAKQLTFIETLGYTDPLNPNDYTTLKKLTASSRHDLQERTTHLLQQLKSKSVPAEQLETTQLELLAYLREIYFRTTGLFPNTTQMLVLLLALHDPSSNLLMRIKTGEGKSINAPMLSVLQWLQGGTVVQFTANPTLLIRDYENSCEPFFNFLGIPSALIQDNTAPEHYQLNGINCSTVEDMSFFYLKMKELKKEAVIQNGEPIHVVLDECDDGLLDQTLLYKLVAEIVSEEEEENEEIPEQWVFPLAYQFINLPAFRNKDSAQGKVWDEEEDLEQLRQFLNKEVNEKFNGDAEKQNYLLAMSNTKLKLLIDASCAAATRVENKHFLVQPIKEKDDSGNEITKKIVCVPLLRSTPKVGSIFNAAVQQALLARLMIERPEQAHYISIDKNPPELASLSALGLIKLFQNTKGRLIGISGTPGDKLELESLATALGTQAIGVAPYAGDHRKVHAPIFTFNSEESISAVHKAIENIKLPVTKPSMEIDAHRAIQTHEDREELIAQTEKAIEQWSHTQTQPVLIINEDFDASETLGKSLETYRQQGFKIQIVTGKESQEELEYIIKQAGKCNTITVGTAMLAKGIDINTGDHPKGLFVIQPYADTDRMTTQIAGRAARNGKPGEWLPIYQVKPPQNWFEKILYYIFPWYRQSYNESSVAELKSKIKLQATVDRLYTQAIDEAQQTLMQQIEAWESLLLELYPNDPKIQFELYQWRETLLNELNRSQETSISQETLATNINHFKNSACKLWELFREEKWADRAQKITQMTQEQALRFNYLKQLDLAHEFDVQSTLQKKSKPFIAGTQALMNQNLETIIRDKAGVVLDYTQPDEQMKKDLQLAQCKQLLPNLIGEFCSVYPGAITALVPKQASQGSPFLPEIINDLINRIIEHKNRLLHPEIQEEFIKSVITFYEEELIGADSDKIDQVLLKIKPLLLAHSEDLSQLPLIEQFKMQGFILTFCTLYQNSSLPEDAQLNALRASYSEEIMRRLAKHLAQEFAWVKSTPEPIHAFFERGVAKEAAYTIYDLAQEVMNTPQDKNKIQALYAGLEQQRLILRDKYLFSIGHSNPRSVINDAIAAIACLENAPHCDREFRNNCHDNIVSEHHLNEFRHYLENTSPYYFTTNDPTWDHLKTTLLAMSQQNKESQAHVLLELHETITRYSTYEAYKPYLSQLNSLNSQIMYSIEELKKSDGLQQDAQECLLAQKASEFARLLQVDPNQIRIQSGTDGIQSYIELQIENAPSKEGFTGYQSPFFTKIEGERAHLQERKSMFEENSKALRELSNAKAGESLSAEKRPEFEKLLRLKALLQQNWNNDLDILVLTELPEVIQSKLQKADVLKQCDWTKQPVNLEGLNNSLGKEPGADFTALLEEQVKITKQLEETRQKMDDAEQQLATQQATIQVEENAIKALQARQQELNWYSALEHASIASQILYHKGRLLYLQNQLKTPTRTLAGIKDEETQCQQKLDTHNQQIDSCRIQFVADLKAEAKQDLALYLENRGQQQVDEVQKDLQKTEDTISKIQEAELKKSRYQTRRFFKSSELLRYEASLSHEEARIPSKPAPQSAASKVVNEQEVEDANRFVF; encoded by the coding sequence ATGCCTCAATTGTCAGATAATAAATACCTACAATCTTTGCTAGAAAACCTGATTTCATCGTATGAAACAGAAATCAACTATGCTCCTATAGAAATTGAACTGGATCCTCAGCAAATCTCTCCCAATGTTATTGAGGGTTTAACCCACTTTATTACTGATGCACGTAAGCGCCTCTTTATTTTTAAAATCCCTGGAAATGAATCCAGCTCGGTACAGCTAGCTCTTCTCGCTCGTAAAACAGTACTTGATAAAACAGCAGAAACAACGCTGAAAAATACTTCGAGAGAACCTAAGATTAATCCATTGAAAAAGGCCTTGGATTCAAATCCTTCCTCCGTCCGTACGGGCATTCAAATTCAAAAAAGCCTTGTCATACAAAAGCCACAAGTTGAGCAAAAAAACACGAAGAAAGAACACGTAGAGCACATAGCAGCTCGCAATATTAACTTAATTGCTATTGATTTGCCTGAACTTCCAGAACTCGCGAAACAACTCAAAGTACTAGGAATTGAGCATCTACATGATGCCGCTGCGCAAAAAATTAAAAAACACGCTTATGCCTTTAAAGGCGGCATTATTCCCAAAAATCTCCCTAAAGGATTTTATATTAATCAAGAGAAACACGCTCTTTGCTATACGGACACCCCAAGCAGGCTGCCCTCTGCCCTAGCTCCTGCACTGAATACACCAGAGCCGTTGACTTTACCCTCAATGGAACAAATACAGGAACTGTTGCCGTCAACAATACCTCAAGAGGTTGTTACTCTGCTCATGGATACGAAGTATTCACCCGAACAGGTAACGGCCCTTTCCGGTGTATTCACAACGCATGTGGATGAACTTAAAGCATTTCTACAATTATTTAAAGCATCTAATGCCCACCCCCCTCTTCCGCAAGCACTAAAACCTGAAGATATTGAATTTATAGTTCCATTTCTATGCAAACAGTTTGTTCTGGGCGGTGAAGCTCATACGACCTTGCTGACAAGGCTGCTAAATACGTGTGTGAATAAAAAAATAAGCCTTGAGTTTCTTAAAAACCCTAGCGTACAAAATACATTTTTGAGTACGCGCGGAATTAAGAACCTACAAAAATTAGTTCAACTTCCGGCAGAGCAGAAGGAGTGGTGGAACAGCTTAGTGACTGCTCATCTGAACTATGACAACAATCATTTTGATTTTAATGCTTTTTTTGAAGCCTATACGCAAATTTTTCTTCCTAGAATTGCAGAAAAAAATCTTACTCTGCCCAATCCATGCCCTATTGAACATAATGGACACCTACTCATCACATTAAACCGAGTATTGGATGTTATTGAACACGCTACAAATCCTCAGGAGCAATGTTTGTCGTTGTCTCACCTCAATTGGGGAGCAATGGGCGTTCATTATGCAATGACGCAAAAAACTGAGCCAGAACAGCTTAAGCAAGTCTCTTCTTGCATGCACATTGAAAGTCCTGAAGACACAATTACCAACCCAGAGCTCATTTATCAACAAATTGAGCAAGAACAACTCCAATTAAAACCTTGGCTATTTCGCTATATGGGACAACATTGGAAAGCAGAGATACGATTATCTGATATTCAGGCACAACTTTTTCAAATAGAACAACAGGAAACTTGGACCCAAGTACAAAGAAATCAATTAACTTTTATTTTAACCTGCACTTTTTCAGATACAGCGACATTAACGCCAGAACGATGGAAAAATACGCTGAGTCATTGCATTAGTTTATTGGAACCTCTTAATCAAGAAGAGCGTAGCGACGTACTACAAGCGCTTTCTCGTTGTTTTAAGTTCAATCCGCCTCCATCACTGGCCCAAATCAGTACATTAATCAAGTTATGCACTGAGCTCAAGAGTACATTTCCGACCAAAAATTTTAAAACCGAACTAATTACTCCCTTGGTTTCATGTATAGAAATTGAAGGTTTTGAACTCCTCAATACCCTACAAGAACGAGTCCAAAAAACGACTGAATCATCAGAAGACAATCGTGCCGTTCTGCCAATAATTGCTGCATTTACTGATCTATTACAAAAAAATCGCCGTACATTACCCGAATATTTAGTCAAATTATTGGCCAAATTAAATGAACCCAATATAACGCAATTAAAAATTGATAATTTGGTATCGGCCTTTAAAAACTTAGAAAATAAAAAAGGTAATGCCTTCCATAACGTTGCATTAAACGCTTTGAGTCAGCTCAATATTGCTAAATCTAACCCTTTACCCACTATAGAACACATTCAAGGCTTGCTTGAAGCATTGTCTAATTTATCTGAGGTCATACCAGAAGAACATAAAACGGTTGAAAAGCAAGAGAGTTGGTTAAAAGATCTAATTATTGATAAAAATCTCTTGCCTGGTTGTGTCCTAGGCAATGGTGATATATCTAAGCTCGACGATCTAATTGTTGATGCTTTAGTTGATGCCATCAAAAAAAGAAGTAGTGCATTTAGGATAGATAAGCTCAAAAAATCATTATTGGAAAACCTGCAAAGTTCCATTGTACCTCAAGCATTGAGAGATCAACTGAATGCCGAGCTCATTCCTTTATTTGATGCAGTACATAATCTGGTGGAACTATTACAGAGTCCCAATCCTAAATTTCCTGAGGTGATTGCAAAACTACATTATTTTGAACAAGTCAAACCTATATTACTGAATGGAAACTATGGAGTAGGTATTCTTGGTAAAAGTAAGGGAGAGTACATTTTAAATTTCTTGCTTACTGGAGAAAAAGCAGCGGCAGATAATACTACAGGTGGTGGGTTTGCTTTTGTTTTAAAACAACTGTTCGGTTTGTTTCAGTCAGAAATGAAGTCCTTCTTTGACGATCCTCAAAATAAACAGATCGTAAAAGACTTAGATCTAAAAACTAGTCTCAGCTGGATGAAAGCATTTAATGACACGCATTCATTGATCTTCTTCTTTAAAGAAGAGCTAATTCAGAAAAAGGTACTGCCTGCACTAAGAAAAACATTACAACAACTCAATACTCAAGATCCTGAGTTTGAAAAAAGCATCCTAAGTGAGGCAGAAATAATCATTGAAAATGCTCCATCGGATCAGTCACTACAGGATTATAAAAATAAAATAGAAGGTATTGCTGATTATCTCAATTTACTTATTGATATCAAAGACAAGCACCCCACTCAGTTCAACAAAATATATAAGGAACTCAATACTGGTGCTTTAGCTCGTCTGAACTATATCCAAAAACTAATTCTGGTCAATAGTTTAATCCAAGACAAATCCGACCAATTAGATCTCTATTTAAAACTAACTACTCAAGCTTTGGAACAAAATCCAGAAGCAGGTAGTGCTGCAATTGAAAGAGCAATTAACGGATTAGTAATATTGTTTAATCTGGCTGATCTTGAACCAGAAACTCAAATTATGTTTTTCAAAATGAGTATGGCGCACAACTTAAAGAGCGCGACTCCATTCCCTCTAGGAGCCTTAAGTGAATTGAAGAAATCAGGCCTTCCAGAGCAAACGAAATCATTAATTATCAAACAAATAATCCAAATTTTGAGCCGACTATCCGGTGCAGACTCCCCTGAGCTCGTACAAGGTCTGGTACAACAAACTCAGTTATTTTTAATTCATAACCACAAACAAGCCCCATTATGTGTTGCCTTATTAAAGAGGGTTTCATTAGACGATCCCAATCAAGATCTAGGAGCCTATCCGCTTATCCTACAACAATTGGCTGCAATCAGTCCTGAGAACAGAGAAAAAATTGCAACCATTCTGACCGGTCTTGCTAATAATAAAAAAGATGACACGTTAAATTTATCAGCCCTATTAGAAATCTCTAAGGGCTTGGGACGTCGTTCTGCAGAAGATATTGATCTCGTATTACAATTATTTGAGACTCCTCCTTACCCTAATACACAGAGCTTAAACTCTGCTTTACTAGCACATGATTCGGAAAAACTACGAGCTTATTGCTTAAGCTTTGATACTAATCCTTTTGCAAAAGCAGGGGAAAAAAGAGATCTAACGAAACAATTCGCAACTGATAGAATTAAAGAAGCGCTGCTTAAACTGGAAGATTTGCTTCACGAGGAATCACTACCTCATGCGCTGCAAATGAGGCTAGCAAAGCAATTAACCTTTATTGAAACATTAGGATATACAGACCCTTTAAACCCTAATGATTATACAACACTGAAGAAGCTGACTGCATCCTCACGTCATGATTTGCAAGAGAGAACGACTCATTTACTCCAACAACTGAAATCCAAATCAGTTCCAGCGGAGCAGTTAGAAACAACACAGTTAGAACTCTTGGCTTATCTCAGAGAAATTTATTTCCGTACCACTGGGTTGTTCCCCAATACAACACAAATGCTTGTGTTGTTACTGGCTTTGCATGATCCCTCATCTAACCTCTTAATGCGCATTAAGACAGGGGAAGGGAAAAGTATTAATGCTCCTATGCTTTCCGTTCTACAATGGTTACAAGGAGGTACTGTTGTTCAATTTACAGCGAATCCAACACTCTTAATAAGAGATTATGAAAACAGCTGTGAACCATTTTTTAACTTCTTAGGAATACCATCGGCCCTTATTCAAGATAATACTGCTCCAGAACACTATCAACTCAATGGAATTAACTGCTCCACCGTAGAAGATATGTCCTTTTTTTACTTGAAAATGAAAGAACTAAAAAAAGAAGCAGTGATTCAAAATGGAGAGCCAATTCATGTGGTTCTCGACGAGTGTGATGATGGTCTTCTGGATCAAACTCTACTTTATAAGCTAGTCGCAGAAATCGTTTCGGAAGAAGAAGAAGAAAATGAGGAAATTCCAGAACAATGGGTTTTCCCACTGGCTTATCAATTTATTAATCTGCCAGCTTTTCGTAATAAAGATTCAGCCCAAGGAAAAGTTTGGGATGAAGAGGAAGATCTAGAACAACTCAGACAATTCTTGAATAAAGAAGTTAATGAAAAATTCAATGGCGATGCAGAAAAACAAAATTATCTGTTGGCTATGAGCAATACAAAACTGAAGCTATTGATCGACGCCAGTTGTGCCGCAGCAACTCGAGTTGAAAACAAACATTTCCTTGTACAACCAATCAAAGAAAAAGATGATTCAGGCAATGAAATAACCAAAAAGATTGTTTGCGTACCCTTGCTTCGCAGTACTCCCAAAGTAGGTTCAATTTTTAATGCCGCAGTACAACAAGCGTTATTGGCACGATTAATGATTGAACGCCCAGAGCAGGCTCATTATATTTCTATAGATAAAAATCCTCCGGAATTGGCCAGCCTATCGGCTCTTGGTTTAATAAAATTATTCCAAAATACTAAAGGACGTTTAATTGGCATCTCAGGAACACCAGGAGATAAATTAGAACTAGAAAGTTTAGCGACAGCACTAGGTACTCAGGCAATAGGTGTTGCTCCATATGCAGGGGATCATCGTAAAGTACATGCCCCGATTTTCACTTTTAATAGTGAAGAATCCATTAGTGCGGTACACAAAGCGATAGAAAATATAAAACTTCCAGTGACTAAACCTAGCATGGAAATTGATGCTCATAGAGCAATTCAAACCCATGAAGACCGAGAAGAGTTAATCGCACAAACCGAAAAAGCGATTGAGCAATGGAGTCATACACAAACTCAGCCAGTCTTGATTATTAATGAAGATTTTGATGCATCTGAAACCCTAGGTAAGAGTCTAGAAACCTATAGACAACAAGGATTTAAAATCCAAATCGTTACCGGTAAGGAAAGTCAGGAAGAGCTCGAATACATCATTAAACAAGCAGGTAAATGCAACACCATCACGGTTGGAACGGCGATGCTGGCCAAAGGTATCGATATCAATACAGGAGATCATCCTAAAGGCCTATTTGTAATACAACCCTATGCAGACACTGATAGGATGACCACTCAAATCGCGGGACGCGCCGCTCGCAATGGAAAACCTGGAGAATGGCTACCTATTTATCAGGTTAAACCACCACAAAACTGGTTTGAAAAAATTTTATATTATATTTTTCCTTGGTACAGGCAAAGTTATAATGAAAGTTCAGTTGCAGAGTTGAAAAGCAAAATTAAATTACAAGCTACAGTGGATAGACTCTATACTCAAGCGATTGATGAAGCACAACAAACCTTAATGCAACAAATTGAAGCGTGGGAAAGTTTATTACTTGAGCTGTATCCCAATGATCCCAAAATACAATTTGAATTATATCAATGGCGGGAAACACTGTTAAATGAGCTGAACCGTTCACAAGAGACGAGTATTTCACAAGAGACGCTTGCCACAAACATTAACCACTTTAAAAATTCGGCATGTAAGCTTTGGGAATTATTTAGAGAAGAGAAATGGGCAGATAGAGCACAAAAAATCACGCAGATGACTCAAGAACAGGCGCTAAGATTCAATTATTTAAAACAATTAGATCTCGCCCATGAATTTGATGTGCAATCTACACTGCAGAAGAAGAGTAAGCCGTTCATTGCCGGAACCCAAGCGTTAATGAACCAAAATCTTGAAACCATCATTAGAGATAAGGCCGGAGTAGTCCTAGACTATACCCAACCAGACGAGCAAATGAAAAAAGATTTGCAATTAGCGCAATGTAAACAACTGTTACCTAATTTAATAGGAGAGTTCTGCTCTGTTTACCCAGGAGCCATTACAGCGCTTGTTCCCAAACAGGCTTCGCAAGGCTCGCCTTTTTTACCAGAAATAATCAATGATCTGATTAATAGAATTATAGAGCACAAAAACAGGCTATTGCATCCTGAGATACAAGAAGAGTTTATTAAAAGCGTCATCACATTCTATGAAGAAGAATTAATCGGCGCTGATAGCGATAAAATTGATCAGGTATTATTAAAAATCAAACCGTTACTGTTAGCGCATAGCGAGGATTTATCTCAATTACCGCTGATTGAACAATTCAAAATGCAAGGATTTATTCTCACGTTTTGCACGCTTTATCAAAACTCAAGCTTGCCAGAAGACGCACAATTAAATGCACTAAGAGCCAGTTATAGCGAAGAAATTATGCGAAGACTGGCCAAGCATCTGGCGCAAGAATTTGCTTGGGTGAAGAGTACACCAGAACCCATCCACGCATTTTTTGAACGTGGTGTAGCTAAAGAGGCTGCTTATACTATTTATGATTTAGCACAAGAAGTCATGAATACACCACAAGATAAAAATAAAATCCAAGCACTCTACGCGGGTCTTGAGCAACAAAGACTTATTTTAAGAGATAAATATCTCTTCTCTATAGGACATTCAAATCCTCGTAGTGTCATTAACGACGCGATAGCAGCTATAGCGTGCTTGGAAAATGCACCTCACTGCGATCGCGAATTCCGTAATAACTGCCACGACAATATAGTTTCCGAGCATCATCTCAATGAGTTCCGTCACTATTTAGAAAACACATCCCCGTATTATTTTACAACCAATGATCCGACTTGGGATCATCTAAAAACAACGCTTCTTGCAATGAGCCAGCAAAATAAAGAAAGTCAAGCTCATGTCCTTCTAGAATTACATGAAACGATAACACGTTATAGCACTTATGAGGCCTACAAACCCTATTTAAGTCAGCTTAACTCGCTAAATAGCCAAATTATGTATTCCATAGAAGAGCTAAAGAAATCGGATGGTTTGCAGCAAGATGCACAAGAATGTCTCTTAGCACAAAAAGCCAGTGAATTTGCTCGATTACTTCAGGTAGATCCTAATCAAATCCGCATTCAAAGTGGTACTGATGGAATTCAGTCCTATATAGAATTACAAATAGAGAATGCACCATCAAAAGAAGGGTTCACAGGATATCAATCTCCTTTCTTTACTAAAATAGAGGGAGAGAGAGCTCATCTCCAAGAAAGAAAATCGATGTTCGAAGAAAATTCTAAGGCGCTTCGCGAACTTTCAAATGCGAAAGCAGGTGAAAGTCTTTCAGCAGAAAAACGCCCAGAATTTGAGAAATTACTGCGATTAAAGGCTCTGTTACAACAAAATTGGAATAATGATCTTGATATTCTGGTTCTCACGGAGCTTCCTGAAGTAATCCAAAGCAAGCTACAAAAAGCAGATGTCTTAAAGCAATGCGATTGGACTAAACAGCCAGTCAATTTGGAGGGCCTAAATAATAGTTTAGGTAAAGAACCAGGAGCAGACTTTACTGCACTACTTGAAGAGCAAGTAAAGATAACCAAACAACTTGAAGAAACTCGTCAGAAAATGGATGATGCCGAACAACAGCTTGCTACCCAACAAGCAACAATACAAGTTGAAGAGAATGCCATCAAAGCATTACAAGCGCGTCAGCAAGAACTTAATTGGTACTCTGCATTAGAACATGCTTCCATAGCATCGCAAATCCTTTACCATAAAGGCAGACTTCTTTATCTGCAAAATCAACTCAAAACACCTACAAGAACATTAGCGGGTATTAAAGATGAAGAAACTCAATGCCAACAAAAACTAGATACTCATAATCAACAGATTGATAGCTGTAGAATACAATTTGTAGCTGATTTGAAAGCTGAAGCCAAACAGGATCTGGCTCTCTATCTAGAAAATCGTGGCCAACAACAAGTTGATGAGGTACAAAAAGATCTGCAAAAGACAGAAGATACTATCAGTAAGATCCAAGAAGCAGAACTGAAGAAATCTCGTTACCAAACTCGTCGCTTCTTTAAATCAAGCGAGCTGTTGCGTTATGAAGCAAGCTTATCGCATGAGGAAGCACGAATTCCCTCAAAACCAGCGCCACAAAGTGCTGCATCCAAAGTGGTGAACGAGCAAGAAGTAGAAGATGCAAACCGCTTCGTTTTTTAA